Proteins found in one Coffea eugenioides isolate CCC68of chromosome 5, Ceug_1.0, whole genome shotgun sequence genomic segment:
- the LOC113771729 gene encoding malonyl-coenzyme A:anthocyanin 3-O-glucoside-6''-O-malonyltransferase-like: MATPDAVTVLKYSLVSPPSSAAVTAMSLPLTFLDMHWLHFPPIERLVLYEVPQLSRAHFIEHIIPKLEHSLSLTLQHFLPLAGNLIVPSNSNSGTPEIRYKSGSSLALIIAECTTTDFNYLTANHARNCCDFHPLIPELKPSNQDDSGSTAWTTPVLALQVTLFPDCGMSVGISNHHTVGDAGSVFRFMKTWAALCSKCLEDNIDRDDVAATLVSDSPPCYDRTMIKDTKGLSSIFWDQGVVFIKLFQNESSTDTTAKPMTKTDKVRRSFVISRNNIEKLKSLALQKRPQLVHLSSFTVICAHVWTCLVKCRGPSGEQVGEGEAEHFYCLADCRGRMDPPLPSNYFGNCQTLIRKNEKNGKLIGEEGFPVAVELIGEGIHQRLKNNDSLFDDADTWLLEPAGINLGRLVSVAGSPRYNYYNLDFGWGKPKKFEFISIDTSGAISLSGSRESDGDIEVGLSLSKPRMDAFTVIFNDRLNSL; the protein is encoded by the coding sequence ATGGCTACACCCGATGCAGTCACCGTGCTTAAGTACTCTTTAGTGTCACCGCCGTCGTCTGCGGCGGTCACTGCAATGTCTCTTCCTTTAACATTCCTTGATATGCACTGGTTGCACTTTCCCCCTATTGAACGCCTCGTCCTTTATGAAGTACCTCAGCTCTCTAGAGCACATTTCATCGAGCACATCATTCCTAAGCTTGAACATTCGCTCTCCTTGACGCTCCAACATTTTCTTCCCCTAGCCGGGAATTTGATAGTTCCTTCCAATTCAAATTCCGGCACGCCCGAAATTCGTTACAAAAGTGGAAGTTCACTAGCACTAATCATTGCCGAGTGTACCACGACTGATTTCAATTATCTTACAGCAAACCATGCACGGAATTGTTGTGATTTTCATCCTTTGATTCCTGAATTGAAACCATCTAATCAGGATGATTCCGGATCCACAGCCTGGACTACCCCGGTTCTTGCTCTTCAAGTTACACTATTTCCAGACTGTGGAATGTCTGTTGGAATCTCAAACCACCACACTGTCGGAGATGCCGGCAGCGTTTTCAGATTTATGAAGACGTGGGCTGCTTTATGCTCCAAATGTCTCGAAGATAATATCGACAGAGATGATGTTGCAGCAACTCTAGTAAGTGATTCTCCACCATGTTACGATAGGACTATGATCAAAGACACAAAGGGACTTAGCTCAATTTTTTGGGACCAAGGGGTCGTCTTCATAAAGCTTTTTCAAAATGAGAGTTCTACTGATACTACAGCAAAACCGATGACCAAAACAGACAAAGTTCGCAGATCTTTTGTTATTAGCAGAAACAATATTGAAAAACTCAAGAGCTTAGCCCTGCAAAAACGGCCACAATTAGTTCATTTATCATCATTTACGGTAATTTGTGCCCATGTTTGGACTTGCTTGGTAAAATGTCGTGGTCCAAGTGGAGAACAAGTGGGTGAAGGTGAGGCGGAACACTTTTATTGCCTGGCTGATTGTAGAGGACGTATGGATCCACCTTTACCTTCCAACTATTTTGGCAATTGCCAAACACTTAttaggaaaaatgaaaaaaatggaaagttaaTTGGAGAAGAAGGATTTCCAGTTGCAGTTGAGTTAATCGGGGAGGGCATTCATCAGAGATTGAAGAACAATGATTCACTCTTCGATGATGCTGACACGTGGTTGCTGGAGCCTGCAGGTATAAATTTGGGCAGGCTTGTTTCCGTGGCTGGCTCACCAAGGTATAACTATTACAATCTGGATTTTGGATGGGGAAAGCCTAAAAAGTTCGAGTTCATTTCGATTGATACTTCAGGGGCCATTTCTCTTAGTGGGAGTAGAGAATCAGATGGAGATATTGAGGTTGGCTTATCCCTTTCCAAGCCAAGAATGGATGCTTTTACGGTTATTTTTAACGACCGGCTTAATTCTCTGTAA